The genomic region ACCCACTTCGCCATCTCCTACCTTTATCCTAACTACTCTCGGTGCCTTCGGGTCGCAGCAACCCATATCCATCTTCCCCCTTTTAAGTTAGTATATAAACTTATCCTAATATTTTTATAATAACACTTGCCACATTTTTCTGCCAGATATAATATTAAAATAATATAATATATTGTTATAGTTTATTTGCAGGAGGTGAATTTATTAATCTTTTATCTGGTTAACTGGTGAGGAGGTCTTATTTAATGAAGGAACGGAATATTTTTTGTTGATGGCCGGTGTTTTTCTGGCCGCTTACTACATCCCTTTGGAGAACCCACGGGTTACCAGCGCCATTCTGGAAGCCTTTTACATGCTGCAGGACTATGCCCAGAAGCATGTACTCACCTGCCTGGTGCCAGCCTTCTTTATTGCCGGGGCCATCTCGGTCTTTGTATCTCAGGCATCGGTATTAAAGTATTTTGGTGCCGGGGCCAATAAAATTTTGTCCTATGGCGTGGCTTCGTTTTCCGGTACGGTGTTAGCAGTGTGTTCCTGCACGGTGTTACCGTTGTTTGCCGGTATTTATACCCGGGGAGCCGGTATTGGCCCAGCCACGGCATTTCTCTACTCCGGCCCTGAACCTGCCCAACATGATTGTTATACGTCAGATTATGGGCACCAAAAAGACAGTGGTATATGTTTCTCTGGTCATTGTCATGTCCACCCTGGCCCGTATGGTTTTCGGTACTTTCTGGGGCTAACCGGTTTCGTGAAATGCGGTCGTCTGCACTTAGAGCCATTTGGTACCAAATTACCTTCATTGATTAGCTAATATCTAAAATGTTATAATATTCGCAACTATTTAATTGTAACAAGGAGGGCTATGATGAAGAAGTATCATATTCTTGCTAAAAACAACCTTTCAACAGGTATAAAAATAAACCGGGAGGAACAACCACACCTGTTTCCACCGGGCGAAAAGGCAACCGCAGCCCTCTGGGTCAACAACGAAGAAGGTTCCATAATATTACCCCTGCGTTTGGATATCAAAAAGCTTTATGTGGAAGTGACCACCCTTTGTAATTTCGCCTGCACCACCTGTATCCGCAATTCCTGGCAGGATGATATGGGGCAGATGGCCTGGGACACCTTTGAGCGCCTTTTAGAGCAGATGAAATTCCTACCGGAACTGGAATGTGTTCATTTCGGCGGCTTTGGTGAACCCATGAGCCATCCCCGCATTTTTGACATGCTTTATGCTGTCAAAAACCTGGGTCTAAGGGTAGAAATGATTACCAACGGTTCCCTCTTGACCCAGGAAAATATTCAGCGTTTAATCAGCCTGCCCCTGGACCGTATTTATATATCCCTGGACGGCCCCGATAAAGAGGAGTATAACGAAATCCGCCAGGGGGCTGAATTCACCTCGGTGGTTGACAATATCCGGGCCCTCAATCTGGCTAAAGAAAAGGCTAAGACAAAACTCCCGGAACTTGGTATAGAGTTTGTAGCTATGAAGAAGAATTTTCATAAATTATCAAAGCTTATCCGCTTGTCCAGGGAGTTAATGGCTCGCCAAGTGATTGTCACCAATGTGTTGCCCTATAACGAGGAAATGAAAGACCAGATTCTTTACGATATGGACGACACCATGATTGATTATGGCAAAGATAGCATCTGGGTCAACATCCTGGCCCAAATGCCCAATATGAAACTGCGGACCGAGCGGCTATGCAAATTTGCCGAGGACAAGGCTGCTGCCATCACCTACCGGGGCGAGGTGGCCCCCTGTTACGCACTGATGCACGCCTACCACTGTTATATCTACGGACGCCGAAAGGAAATATTCCCCTTTTACCTGGGTAATGTTAACGAAGCAACCCTGGCAGATATCTGGACTGATCCAGCCTATGTTAACTTCCGCAGCAAGCTGAAAAACTTTGACTTCCCCTCCTGTACCGACTGCAAATTTTTGGACGGTTGCTCCTACACCGATGACAATGAAGCCGATTGCTGGGGTAACAGCCCTTCCTGTGCCGATTGCCTGTGGTCCAGGCGACTGATCGCCTGTCCCTGATATAACTAACAACAGGGTCACTCCCCCTAAGGAGTTGACCCTGTCGTTAGTTTGTCTTTGTTAATAAATTGGTTATATTTTTCGAGTTAATATTATAATCGAAACTTTTTTGAAATAAAACCAGTGGAAGAACTATAAAAGTGTTTAACGGGTCTCCTCCTCCACCACCCACCGCAAAGCCCCGGCCATTTTCACCGGCCCGGTCAGCCTCAATGGCGGCATTGAGAGCCAACAGATTGATTTGTTCGGCCACCGTTGTGATCAACACCACCATGCGGTTAATCTCCAGGGATTGTTGGCTTACCCCTAACGTCAAAATTGTAATTGCAACAACAGGGTCAGTTCCTAAAATGTCTGACCCTGTTGGTTTTTATTTGGTTTGAACCAGCAGTTCCAGCCCCGCCGCTGCAGCAGAAAAAACCGTGGTGCCTTTGGTTTGACGGGCACAAAGCAGGGCCTCCACAATCTCTTCCCGTGTGGCCCCGCCTTTTAAAGCCATTGCCACCTGGTTTTTGGTGCAGGTTTCAGAACCCAGGGCAGCGGCCACCGCCACATTGATCAGAACTAACTGTTATATCATTCCCCTTTATCCAGGGGTAATCCTTACCTAATTCTATCTTCCCCCAACATGGCTGTTCTGGTCAACAGCTTGCAAAGAACTCAGCTTAAATAATGGCATTAAACAAGTAGCCCACCAGAATAATGGCTACGGCCATGATACCGGCAAAAATGGCAATCAACTTCACCTTTAATACTTGTTTAAGAATAATCATTTCCGGCAACGAAAGGGCGGTTACCGCCATCATAAAGGCCAGGGCGGTGCCGATGCCCATGCCTTTACTCATTAAGGCCTGCACAATGGGAATGGTTCCGGCAGCGTTGGAGTAAAGGGGCACCCCGATGAGAACTGCCAGGGGAACCGCAAAGGGATTATCTTTGCCCGCGTATTGCAGCAAGAAGTTTTCCGGCGCATAGCCGTGGATACCGGCACCTACCGCAATGCCCAGCACCACATAAATCCATACCTTTTTCAAGATTTGTTTGGTGTAGTCCAGGGCATAGGCGACCCGCTCTTTCCAGGGCATTTTGCCGTCCGCCGCCCCGGTGTCGCCAATTTTAATCTCATAGACATATGGCTGCACCAGATGCTCCAGTTTCAGCTTGCCGATGACAATCCCGGCAATGATGGCCACCGTCAGACCGGTGGCGATGTAAATCATGGCTATCTTCCGGCCAAAGAGACCCCAGAGCATAATCAGGGCCACTTCGTTCACCATCGGCGAGGAAATGAGGAAGGAAAAGGTTACCCCCAGAGGCACCCCAGCCTCAATAAATCCGATAAAGAGAGGCACTGCCGAGCAGGAGCAAAATGGGGTCACAGTGCCCAGCAGGGCCGCCATAATGTTACCCAAAAAGGTTCGCTTATGGCTTAAAATCTTCTTGGTCTTTTCCGGCGGGAAGAAACTACGGATAATGGACACCACAAAAATGATGGTGGCCAGCAGCAGCAGTACCTTGATGGTGTCATAAACAAAGAAGTTCAATGAGTCCGCCAGGTGCGTTTTAGGTTTTAATCCCAGCCAATTGTAAACAACCAAGTCTGCAAAGGATTGTAACATAGGTTTCACCTTCCCACAATGTCATATTATATTATAATATTTTAATATAGTTTAATACTTTCCTACTGGGATTGTCAAGGGGTTCCCATAATAAAAGTCATCCCTCGCATTAGGGGATGACCTGATTTTTTTACGGTCACGCCGTTTTATTTAGGCTCCTCAGCCGCAACCGCCGGCGGAACCCCTGTTTAACAGGGACTGGGCGTTTTGCAACAGCATCTCGGCCAGTGCCTTGATACCCTGGTTAGGTTGAATTTTCGCTTCTTCTCCCAGTTGTACCGCTTGGGCAATTTCTTCTACAGTGGCACCGGCCTTTAAAGCCTCGGTTACTTTTTGCTCTAAGCAGGGAAAGCAATTAGCCCCCACACTGGCTCCCACGCCGATTAAGGCAATGGTCTTGGCATCCAGATTTACACCCATGTTCTCCTCTCCCATCTAAAAATTATTTTTCTTCTTCAATCATCTTTTTAATATCGGCTTTGTTTGGCACCCGACCAGACATTTTAACTTTACCGTTAATCACCAGGCCTGGCGTGAGCATCACGCCATACTGCACGATCTGAGCAATG from Desulfotomaculum nigrificans DSM 574 harbors:
- a CDS encoding carboxymuconolactone decarboxylase family protein, with the translated sequence MAVAAALGSETCTKNQVAMALKGGATREEIVEALLCARQTKGTTVFSAAAAGLELLVQTK
- a CDS encoding thioredoxin family protein produces the protein MEIKVLGTGCQKCKELDKLVREVLSEINVSANVEKVEDIAQIVQYGVMLTPGLVINGKVKMSGRVPNKADIKKMIEEEK
- a CDS encoding tungsten cofactor oxidoreductase radical SAM maturase, giving the protein MKKYHILAKNNLSTGIKINREEQPHLFPPGEKATAALWVNNEEGSIILPLRLDIKKLYVEVTTLCNFACTTCIRNSWQDDMGQMAWDTFERLLEQMKFLPELECVHFGGFGEPMSHPRIFDMLYAVKNLGLRVEMITNGSLLTQENIQRLISLPLDRIYISLDGPDKEEYNEIRQGAEFTSVVDNIRALNLAKEKAKTKLPELGIEFVAMKKNFHKLSKLIRLSRELMARQVIVTNVLPYNEEMKDQILYDMDDTMIDYGKDSIWVNILAQMPNMKLRTERLCKFAEDKAAAITYRGEVAPCYALMHAYHCYIYGRRKEIFPFYLGNVNEATLADIWTDPAYVNFRSKLKNFDFPSCTDCKFLDGCSYTDDNEADCWGNSPSCADCLWSRRLIACP
- a CDS encoding methyl-accepting chemotaxis protein codes for the protein MTLGVSQQSLEINRMVVLITTVAEQINLLALNAAIEADRAGENGRGFAVGGGGGDPLNTFIVLPLVLFQKSFDYNINSKNITNLLTKTN
- a CDS encoding carboxymuconolactone decarboxylase family protein, which encodes MGVNLDAKTIALIGVGASVGANCFPCLEQKVTEALKAGATVEEIAQAVQLGEEAKIQPNQGIKALAEMLLQNAQSLLNRGSAGGCG
- a CDS encoding permease, with the protein product MLQSFADLVVYNWLGLKPKTHLADSLNFFVYDTIKVLLLLATIIFVVSIIRSFFPPEKTKKILSHKRTFLGNIMAALLGTVTPFCSCSAVPLFIGFIEAGVPLGVTFSFLISSPMVNEVALIMLWGLFGRKIAMIYIATGLTVAIIAGIVIGKLKLEHLVQPYVYEIKIGDTGAADGKMPWKERVAYALDYTKQILKKVWIYVVLGIAVGAGIHGYAPENFLLQYAGKDNPFAVPLAVLIGVPLYSNAAGTIPIVQALMSKGMGIGTALAFMMAVTALSLPEMIILKQVLKVKLIAIFAGIMAVAIILVGYLFNAII
- a CDS encoding permease, producing MAGVFLAAYYIPLENPRVTSAILEAFYMLQDYAQKHVLTCLVPAFFIAGAISVFVSQASVLKYFGAGANKILSYGVASFSGTVLAVCSCTVLPLFAGIYTRGAGIGPATAFLYSGPEPAQHDCYTSDYGHQKDSGICFSGHCHVHPGPYGFRYFLGLTGFVKCGRLHLEPFGTKLPSLIS